A DNA window from Ctenopharyngodon idella isolate HZGC_01 chromosome 8, HZGC01, whole genome shotgun sequence contains the following coding sequences:
- the ercc6l2 gene encoding LOW QUALITY PROTEIN: DNA excision repair protein ERCC-6-like 2 (The sequence of the model RefSeq protein was modified relative to this genomic sequence to represent the inferred CDS: deleted 1 base in 1 codon) → MEMEEEGLSTKGQNVRTSSPQFEDERPLFHSNQTPPGPSEPFLLSGSDVKVPYTINRYLRDYQREGIKFIYHNYAKSRGCILGDDMGLGKTVQVIGFLAAVLQKTGTWKDVENNRPQFLLSQKPSEQVQKVFLIVAPLSVLYNWKDELDTWGHFRVVVVHGVKKDEELARVQRGRCEIALTTYETLRLCLDQFNSIDWAAVIVDEAHKIKNHRSQITQAMKEMRCKMRVGLTGTILQNNLEELWCVMDWAIPGCLGTLVGFKNRFSDPIEQGQKHTVTKRALAEGRKAVQELAKKLSHWFLRRTKAIISDQLPKKDDRVVYCSLTDFQRTVYRAVLDTDDVTLLLQSSAKCHCGSGRPRKKCCYKLNADGVPVRHLYFSYLAILRKVANHVALLQSKEGTSKKQEKYVTAICEQVFRKFPDFTERCKQAAFEAMSDPMYSGKMKVLQKLLNHFIAKKDKVLLFSLSTKLLDVLESYCMAEGLEYHRLDGNTKSKDRVKIVREFNSSREVNLCLVSTLAGGLGLNFIGANVVVLFDPTWNPANDLQAIDRVYRIGQCRDVTVFRLISLGTVEEIIYLRQIYKQQLQSSVIGRENARRYFEAVQGTDGKAGELFGTRNLFRLQTDGTCLTHRILEREGRVEVGIKTARTQALDERMQEPDPQSADAATEQAGGSAGARFKPAGVLDFSSASEDEDPCCSRPSETHTGEQMGAGTTCIGNMGLYGVLQRQMAQRGLQETDSDEDSSSHSQDEDNYAKPTMIKGQASKTQDLSSESKEGMEGVTDGKQQRISEESANLEPLPPRSHKHNNYSTTGGKNHFHKRVKFADKISEDDIGSFSSSEDEVPQEGVRCKENKSAHRRSSGKDNTTQMSLGIKSRKTLGSDKTQARDEGNAGTLDSLLGGLQHVSYTHSNQKVVGSSRAEDRLSRAAVRDVFELNKHSQLPANQLLDSSESSDPVLADHDDGGQTPLAYGRPHMEHPVTHTIKTSYRQNNVTVIVGETPSSMCRASKM, encoded by the exons ATGGAGATGGAGGAGGAAGGCTTATCTACAAAGGGCCAGAATGTCAGAACATCTAGTCCTCAGTTTGAGGATGAGAGGCCTCTCTTCCATAGTAACCAGACGCCTCCA GGTCCTTCTGAGCCGTTTCTGCTGTCAGGAAGTGATGTAAAAGTTCCATACACCATCAATCGATATTTACGAGACTATCAGCGAGAGGGCATTAAATTCATCTATCATAACTATGCCAAATCCAGAGGATGCATCTTGGGTGATGACATGGGTCTTGGAAAGACTGTTCAG gTCATTGGCTTCCTGGCTGCAGTTTTGCAGAAAACTGGTACATGGAAAGACGTTGAGAACAACAGGCCACAGTTTTTGCTGTCACAGAAGCCTTCAGAACAAGTTCAGAAG GTTTTCCTCATTGTGGCTCCGCTCTCTGTCCTCTACAACTGGAAAGATGAGTTAGACACTTGGGGTCATTTTAGAGTTGTGGTGGTGCATGGTGTGAAGAAGGATGAAGAACTGGCGCGTGTGCAGAGAGGAAGATGTGAGATTGCTCTTACCACTTATGAGACCCTCAGACTCTGTTTGGACCAGTTTAACAG CATTGATTGGGCTGCTGTTATCGTTGATGAAGCTCACAAAATAAAGAACCACAGGTCCCAGATCACTCAGGCCATGAAGGAGATGAGATGTAAAATGAGGGTTGGACTAACAGGAACAATCCTTCAGAACAACCTTGAGGAGCTGTGGTGTGTTATGGACTG GGCCATTCCTGGATGCCTGGGTACTTTGGTAGGTTTTAAAAACAGGTTTTCAGACCCCATTGAGCAGGGGCAGAAGCACACTGTGACAAAAAGAGCTCTAGCAGAAGGCCGTAAAGCAGTTCAGGAACTTGCCAAAAAACTCTCGCACTGGTTCCTCAGGAGAACAAAGGCCATTATCAGTGACCAGCTACCTAAGAAAGATGATCGA GTTGTCTACTGCTCACTCACAGACTTCCAGCGGACAGTGTACCGAGCAGTGCTGGACACAGATGATGTGACCCTGCTGTTGCAGAGCTCAGCAAAGTGTCATTGTGGCAGTGGCCGTCCACGGAAGAAGTGCTGCTACAAACTGAACGCCGACGGCGTGCCGGTCAGACACCTGTACTTCAGTTATCTGGCTATTCTGAGAAAGGTTGCCAATCATGTTGCACTACTGCAGTCCAAAGAAGGAACCAGCAAAAAACAG GAAAAATATGTGACAGCCATTTGCGAGCAAGTTTTTAGGAAATTTCCAGATTTCACAGAGAGGTGCAAACAAGCAGCCTTTGAAGCAATGTCTGACCCCATGTACAGTGGAAAAATGAAG GTTCTGCAAAAGCTTCTAAATCACTTTATCGCGAAGAAAGACAAAGTTCTACTCTTCTCTCTTTCCACCAAG CTGTTAGATGTTCTGGAAAGCTATTGTATGGCCGAGGGTCTGGAGTACCACAGACTGGATGGAAACACTAAGTCTAAGGACCGAGTTAAGATAGTGAGAGAGTTCAACAGCTCTCGAGAAGTCAACCTGTGTCTGGTGTCTACTTT GGCGGGTGGGCTTGGTCTCAACTTCATCGGAGCGAATGTTGTTGTGTTGTTTGATCCAACATGGAATCCTGCCAATGATCTCCAGGCTATTGACAG AGTGTATCGTATTGGCCAGTGTAGGGATGTGACGGTTTTTAGACTCATCTCTTTAGGAACGGTAGAGGAGATCATATACTTGCGCCAGATTTACAAACAG CAACTTCAGTCGTCAGTGATTGGTCGGGAGAATGCCAGACGCTACTTTGAGGCTGTTCAGGGTACTGACGGCAAGGCAGGGGAGCTGTTTGGCACCCGAAACCTTTTCCGCCTGCAGACTGATGGCACCTGTCTTACCCATCGCATTCTGGAG AGGGAAGGCCGAGTGGAGGTGGGGATCAAGACGGCCAGAACTCAAGCACTGGACGAGAGGATGCAGGAGCCA GATCCCCAGTCAGCAGATGCTGCTACTGAGCAAGCAGGTGGATCAGCAGGCGCTAGGTTTAAACCTGCTGGGGTGTTGGACTTCAGCAGTGCAAGTGAGGATGAAGATCCCTGCTGCTCCAGGccatcagaaacacacacaggaGAGCAGATGGGAGCTGGTACTACCTGTATTGGCAATATGGGCCTGTATGGTGTGCTGCAGAGACAAATGGCTCAGAGAGGACTGCAGGAGACGGACAGTGATGAAGACTCTAGTAGCCACAGTCAGGATGAGGATAACTATGCAAAACCCACCATGATTAAGGGACAAGCATCCAAGACACAGGATCTGTCCAGTGAATCCAAAGAAGGAATGGAGGGAGTCACTGATGGTAAACAACAGAGAATATCAGAAGAGTCAGCAAACCTTGAGCCTCTTCCACCAagatcacacaaacacaacaattACAGCACAACTGGTGgcaagaatcattttcacaaaaggGTGAAGTTTGCAGATAAAATATCTGAAGATGATATTGGAAGTTTTTCTTCGTCAGAAGATGAAGTGCCTCAGGAAGGCGTGAGGTGTAAGGAGAATAAATCAGCTCACAGACGATCTTCTGGGAAGGACAACACTACTCAAATGTCTTTGGGCATAAAGAGCCGAAAAACATTAGGATCTGACAAAACCCAGGCCAGAGATGAAGGAAACGCTGGAACATTGGACTCATTATTAG GTGGACTTCAGCACGTGAGTTACACCCACTCGAATCAGAAGGTAGTGGGCTCCAGCAGAGCAGAAGACCGCCTGAGCCGCGCTGCCGTACGAGATGTGTTTGAACTCAACAAGCACTCGCAACTTCCTGCTAACCAGCTCCTGGATTCATCAGAG TCATCTGATCCCGTACTCGCAGATCACGACGATGGAGGTCAGACACCGCTAGCATATGGCAGACCTCACATGGAGCATCCGGTCACCCACACCATCAAAACCTCTTACCGCCAGAACAATGTCACTGTCATAGTGGGCGAAACACCCAGTAGCATGTGCAG